The Cellulomonas sp. S1-8 genomic sequence CGCCCAGGCCCATGTCGTCGTTGTGCGTGAAGATCATGGTCATGTCGGGGTACGCCTGCAGGGCGGCCTCGACGGCCGTCTTGCCCTCGGCGCGCGTGAAGTTGCCCGACGCCTTGCCGATGATCTGGTCCCCGACGACCTCGCCGAAGCCCTCCTCACGGTCGACCTGCGCACCGGAGCCGAGCGTGCCCTGCAGCTCGAAGATCTTGGCGTCGGGCGCGTTCTCCTTGACCCACTCGCCGGCGGTGGTGCCCTCCTGCGTGAAGTCGGCCCCGATCCAGGTGACGAACGGGTCCTCGACGGTGGTGTCGACCGTGCGGTCGACGAGCACGACGGGGATGCCCGAGTCCTTGATCTCCTGCAGGACCTCGTCCCAGCCGGTCTCGATGACCGGGGAGAAGGCGATGACGTCGACGTCCTGCGCGATGAAGTCGCGCAGCGCCTTGATCTGGTTCTCCTGCTTCTGCTGCGCGTCGACGAACGTCAGGTCGAAACCTGCCTCCTCCGACAGGCTCTCCTTGACGGACTCGGTGTTGGCGGTGCGCCAGCCGGACTCGGCGCCGAGCTGCGAGAAGCCGACGCGGATGAGCTCACTGCTGCTGCCGCTGTCCTCGCTGCCCCCGTCGCCGGCGTCGCCGGACGTGTCCGAACCGCCACCACAGGCCGCGAGGGCCAGGACCGTGAACGTCGCGACGAGACCGGCCATACCGGTACGCGCGCGGTTGATGCCCTTCATGCAACTCCTCCTCGAGCAGCGCGGCCGACGTCCTCGTCGACCGTCCAGGGATGCGTGACGCAGATGAGTGTGAACGTTCTCAAGGAGGACGTCAACGCACCCAGGTTGCGGTTCGATCACGAGCGTCACCGCAGGCCACAGGCGAAAACCGGCGCGGGGGCGCGCTCCGTGTGAGCGATCACATCCGATCGTGCCTCCCACCTGCAGTATCGTCACAAAGCAGACCCCCCAGGTTCCCGCAGCGCGACCGTCGGCGCAATGGCCATCTGCACCCCGCCGCGCCACCCGATCGCCCGCTCACCACCCGGACGGGCGACCTGCTCAGAGCAGCACGCGCGCCGGGTCCCGGGGCCGCGCGGTGCTCTCGCGCACCAGCAGCCGCGGCGAGACGGACACCGACGACGACGTCGCGATGCCGTCGCGGGCCGCGAGCAGCAGCTCGACGCAGCGGTAACCCAGCTCCTCGAGCTCCTGCGCGACCGTCGTCAGCGGTGGCACGAAGTGCGCGGACCCGTCCCCGTCGTCGTACCCGACGACGGACACGTCGTGCGGCACCTTCAGCCGCGCGTCCGCGAGCGCGTGCATCATGCCGAGCGCGAGCAGGTCGTTGGCCGCGAAGATCGCGGTCGGCAGGGTCGAGCGCCGCCGGCGCACCCGCGCCACGAGCTCCTGGCCCGCGAGGTACCCGACCTCGGCGCTCCAGTCGTCGGCCCACAGGGTGCGGGGGGCCAGCCCGGCCGCCGCCATCGTCTCGCGGAAGCCGACCGCGCGCGCCCGTGCGTCGACCCACGGCGCCGGCCCGGCCAGGTGCAGCACGTCGCGGTGGCCCAGGTCGAGCAGGTGCTGGGTGGCGACCTTCGCGCCCGCCTCCTGGTCGATCGCGACCGCGAGCGCGTGCTCCCCGGCAGCCCGACCGGCGACGACCACCGGCACCTGCGTCTTGGACTCCAGGACCGCCGCGGCCGCCTGGTCGTGCGACGCCACGACGACGATGCCGTCGACGCCCTGGTCCAGCAGGTGCTCGATCGCGGCCGTGACCTCGTCCTTGTGCTGCAGGTCCACGGTCGCCAGCGACACGAACAGGCCCTTGGCCCGCGCCGCCTGCTCGATCGACACGAGCGTGCGCGTCGGACCGAACAGGTGGGACCCCGAGGAGACGACGCCGAACACGCCGGAGCGTCGCGTCTTGAGGGCTCGCGCGGCGATGTTGCGCCGGTACCCGAGCTGCTGCATCGCGTTCAGGACACGCTGGCGGGTGTCCGTGGCGACGTTCGGGTGGTCGTTGATGACCCGCGACACGGTCTGGTAGGACACGCCGGCGACGCTCGCGACGTCCGTGATCGCCGGCGGCCGTGGCCGGGCGTTCACCACGCGACCACGCGCGCACGGGCTGGGCGCGGACCGCGCGCCGACGCCGGGCACGCAGGAGAGGCGGCAGTCACGGCGCTCACCTCCATTTGGTCGACGACCCGCACGGGGCTCCACCGTGAGCCGCTCCTCGCACAGTAGCCCGGATAGGCACGCAGGAGGACGTACTCGCCCCGCCCGACGTGAACCGATTCGTCCCGTGCCGCGGGCCTCCGTCACGCCCGTGCGCGGCGGTGTCGCTCCAGGTCGCGGCCGCGGGCGGGAGCAAATCGCTTCACATGCGGTGCCGGAAGCGCTTCGCCCCTAACGTCGACGACGCCGGGCCGGCCGTGGCTCACCCACGGACCCCGGCGCGACGCTCCGGGACGCGGACGCGGACGGCACGGCGAAGGGTCGAGACCATGCAGCGACGCACGACGGCAGCGCTCGCCGCGGTGGCAGCAGCCGCCGTGGCCGGGCTCGTGACCGCGCCGGTGGCCTCCGCCGCCGTCGGCTGCAGAGCCACCTACACGGTCACCAGCCAGTGGCCGGGCGGGTTCGGCGCCGACGTGCGCGTCGACAACCTGGGCGACGCGCTGTCGGGGTGGACGGTGACGTGGGACTTCACCGCGGGCCAGAGCGTCCAGCAGGCGTGGAACGGGACCGCCACGCAGTCCGGTGCGCGGGTCAGCGTCACCAACGCCGGCTGGAACGGCACCGTCGGCACCGGCGGGACGATCGCGTTCGGGTTCAACGGCGCGTCGGGGAGCAGCAACCCCGTCCCGACGTCGTTCGCGGTCAACGGCACGACGTGCACGGGCGCCGTCGCGCCCACGTCGTCCCCCACCGCCACGCCGTCGCCGACCCCCAGCCCGACGCCGACGGCGACCCCCACGCCCAGCGCGAGCCCGACGCCCAGCCCGACGCCCAGCCCCACCGCGAGCCCGACCCCCAGCCCGACCCCGACCGCCACCGTCGTGCCGAACCCCGTGCCCACGACCCCCACGGCCGGGGCCCGCCAGCTCGAGGACCTCGACCGGGGACTGATCTCCGTGCGGTCCGGCAACGGCAACCTCGTGCAGTGGCGCCTGCTCGGGTACGAGGACCGCGGCACCGGGTTCCACGTGTACCGCGACGGCACGCGCATCACGTCGTCGCCGGTCACGGGCTCGACCAACCACCTCGACAACGGCGCCCCCGCGGGCGCCCGGTACACCGTGCGGGCCGTCGTGGGCGGCACCGAGCAGGCCGCGTCGCCCACGTCCCTCACGTTCGCCGACGGCTACCTCGACGTCCCGCTGCAGCGGCCGTCGTCCGACCACGTCATCAACGACGGGTCCGTCGGCGACCTCGACGGCGACGGGGACCTCGACGTCGTCCTGAAGTGGGACCCGTCGAACGCCAAGGACAACAGCCAGGCCGGCGTCACCGGCAACGTCTACCTCGACGGGCTGCGGCTCGACGGCACGCGGCTGTGGCGCATCGACCTGGGCCGCAACATCCGCGCCGGCGCGCACTACACGCAGTTCCAGGTCTACGACTACGACGGCGACGGCAAGGCCGAGGTCGCGGTCAAGACGGCCGACGGCACGCGGTCGGGCACCGGGCAGGTCATCGGCAACGCGAACGCCGACCACCGCAACGGTGAGGGCTACGTGCTGGGCGGGCCGGAGTACTTCACGGTCTTCCGCGGGGACACGGGCGCGATCGGCGCGACGACGGACTACGTGCCGCCCCGCGGGACGGTCTCGAGCTGGGGCGACAGCTACGGCAACCGCGTCGACCGTTTCCTCGCCGGGACCGCCTACCTCGACGGGCAGCGGCCGTCGATCGTCATGGCCCGCGGCTATTACACGCGCACGGTCGTCGCCGCCTGGGACTACCGCGACGGGCAGCTGACGCGGCGCTGGACGTTCGACTCGAACAGCTCGACGGCCGGCAACTCCGCCTACGCCGGGCAGGGCAACCACTCGCTGTCGATCGCCGACGTCGACGGCGACGGGCGCGACGAGATCGTCTACGGCGCGTCGACGATCGACGACAACGGCCGCGGCCTGTGGGTCAACGGCACGGGCCACGGCGACGCCGGGCACGTGGGCGACCTCGTGCCGTCGCGCCCGGGGCTCGAGTACTTCAAGGTCACCGAGGCGACCAACCAGCCGAACATGTGGGTGGCCGACGCCCGCACCGGCCAGACGCTGTGGCGCAGCGCCAGCGGCTCCGACAACGGCCGCGGCGTCGCGGCCGACGTCCACGCGGGGAGCCCGGGCGCCGAGGCGTGGTCGTCGGCCGAGGCGGACCTGCGCAACGCCGCCACCGGTGCGTCCGTGGGCCGCAAGCCGTCGTCCGCGAACTTCCTGGCCTGGTGGGACGGCGACCCGGTCCGCGAGCTGCTCGACCAGACGAAGATCGACAAGTACGGCACCGGAGGGGACGCACGCCTGCTCACCGGCGCGGGCGTGCGGGCGAACAACGGCACCAAGGCGACGCCGGTGCTCTCGGGCGACATCCTCGGCGACTGGCGCGAAGAGGTGATCTGGGCGCGGTCCGACGAGGGCGCGCTGCGGATCTACGCGACGCCCGTCACCACGTCGCACCGGGTGCCGACCCTGCTGCACGACGCGATGTACCGCGTGGCGCTGGCCTGGCAGAACACCGCCTACAACCAGCCCCCGCACCCGTCGTTCTTCCTGGGTGACCCGTTCACGCCCCCGGCGCAGCCCCCGATCTACGTCCGCTGACGGGCCCACCGGCCTGGGGTGGGGTCGACGGCGGAACCTTCCGCCGTCGACCGCCCCCGTGGCACCCGCTGCGTTCACTACCGTGCGGACTCGCCCCTCGATCGTCGAGGGACCCTGTTCCTGCGGAGGCGGACACCCGTGCCCGAGATCGTCGAGCTCAGCCAGTGGCTCAAGAACCAGCCCCAGACCTTCACCACCAAGAAGCGCATGATGGTCTTCACCGACCTGATCTACACGCCGACCAACGAGAAGGTCGTCACGGGGTTCCGCTACTTCCGCAACCCGATCACCGACGTCGTCGCGGCGTTCGACGCCGACGACCTCGAGGCGATCGCCGCGCTCGAGTTCGCGCTCGACGAGGACGGGGACGCGGACACGTCCGCCGTCTGCCTCCTGCTCGCGTACACGAAGTCCGGCTCGTACCTCGCGGCCCAGCCGCAGGAGTACCAGGACTACATGCCCACGGTCGTGCGCGAGCCCAAGGCCTTCGCGACGCCCCGCGCCCGCGCGCTCGCCGAGGCGCTCGACCAGTCCGCCTGACCGCACGGGTGGGGCGGTGAGTCCGCCCCACCCCGGTGCGCCGCTCGGGGCACGTACGTGCGGCGCGGTCGCGCGCTCCTGTGTGAGGGTGTGCGACGGGAGGCGCGACGGTGGCAGACAGGATCGACCCGACGCGGGCCGGGTACGCGTTCGCCAACAGGTTCGTCAACGTGCTCGTCACGCTGCCGAACGGCACGCCGCTGCGCACCGCCGGCCTGTGCGGCGGCATGGCGTACTCGATGCTCGACCACGCGCGCGCGGGGCGGGACGTGCCGTCCTGGCCCGCGGGCCTGTTCGCGCCCGGCCGCGTGCCCCCCGACGGGCACCTCGTCGCCGACCACCTCCGGTCGCGCCAGCTCGACTCGTTCCGGTCGCTCTCGGCGCTGCGGTTCGTCGGGTGGTCGGTCCTGCCGGACGCCGACCTCGGGCCCGTGGCCGGCGTCCGCACCCGCACCCGCCGTGAGCTGCCCGGCATCCTGCGGGCACTGACCCGCGGACGGCCGGTCGTGCTGGGCATGGTCGTCGCGCGCAACCCGGTGCGGTCGGGCGACAACCACCAGGTCGTCGCGACGGGCTTCACGCGCGACACCGCCACCGGGGACGTCGTCCTGGCGCTGCTCGACCCGAACACCCCGGGGCGTGAGGTCACCCTGGTCGAGACCGCCGACGGCTGGCGCGCGAGCAACGGCCGCCTGTGGCGCGGGTTCTTCCACCACGCCTACGCGCCCCGCACGCCCCCGCCGCTGCCGAGCGCGTCACGACGTCCGACGGCGCGCGTGCGCGCGGGCACGCCCCTGGCCCTCGTGCACGTCGCGACGGGCCGCCTCCTGGTCGTCGGCGACGGCGAGCCGGCACTGCACGCGACGGGCGCGACGACGTGGGTGCCGACGTCCGGGGACGACCCGGGCCTGCTGGGCGAGGGCGCGCGGGTCCGGCTCGTCGCGACCGACGCCCGCCGCGGGGGTCGCGACACGCTCGCGCTCGTCGACGGCACCCCGACCCTCGCCGTCACGCCCGGCGGCGCGGCGACCGACACCTGGCGCGTCGTCGTCGACGGCGGCGGCCCGTGGCGCCAGGGCTCGCGCGTCCGGCTGGTCCACGACGCGACGGGCGCCCTGCTGCGCGGCGGCACCGCGCACCCGACCACGACGTTCAGCCCCGACCCCTCCACCTGGTGGACGATCGCGTCGATCTGACACCACCCCGCACCCCCACCACCCCGTCGAGTGCGGGGGAAGCACCTCGAGTGCGGGGGAAACGACCCCCGCACTCGTGCGGTACCCCCCGCACTCGTGGCTCAGTCGGTGGGGTGGGCGTTCATGAGGCGCAGGACGTCGACGAACCAGGGGGTCGTCAGGCCCGCCTCGACCATCTCGTGGGCGCGCTCCGGGGTGACCCAGGCCGTCTCCGCGACCTCGGCGGGGTCCGGGCGCAGCTCGCCGGTGCACCCGCCCACCAGGACGTGGTCGTGCTCGCTCTCGACGTGGCCCGACGCGCCGTCCTGCGCCCGGTACCGGAAGGTGCCGACCTCGCGCACGTCGACCAGCTCGACCCCGAGCTCCTCGCGCACGCGCAGGGTCGCGCGGGCGTGCAGGTCCGCACCGGGCAGCGGGTGGCCGCAGCACGTGTTGGTCCACAGGCCCGGGAAGCGCAGCTTGGCGTCCGCGCGGCGCTGCAGCAGCAGCTGCCCGTCGGGCCGCGTGACGACCACCGAGAAGGCCCGGTGCAGGCGGCCCGGAGCGCTGTGGGCCTGCCCCACGGTCGTCGAGCCCGTCGCGCGCCCGTGCTCGTCGACCAGCTCGACCAGGTCCGTCTCCGCCATGCGCCCGCCCTCCCCCTGCACGCGTCCGCCGGGCCTGCGGCGTGCCCGGCAGGCGGGGCCGGGGACCGGCAGACGCCTACGGTGTCCGGTCGTCGCCGCGGGGGCAAGTCGGGGCGGGTGGGCGTCGCGTCTCAGGATGCGGTCGTCAGTTATATCCGACCAATTCGGTATGTCATTCTCTTCCGCATGACCACCGCCCCGCACACCGCAGCGTCGCCGCTGCGCGTCCGTGCGTGTCGGTCGTGTCCGGCCCCGCGCTGTCGCTGACCCGCCGCCCCACCCGCGACCCGTCGCCCGCGATCCGTCGCCCGCGGCCCCCGTCGCCACGGCCGTCCCCCCGCCTCCCGGCGCCCGGCCTCCCTCGCCACCGGCACGTCCCCACCCGTCGTCGTCCGCCACCCCAGGACCGACGCCGGGAGGCCCGGACGTGTGCCCGCACCCTGCCCGACCACCGCCGCGTCGTCGACGACGGCCCCTCCCTGCCCGGAAGGCTCCACCATGCCGTTCGCACCTCCCGACCGGACCCGCGCCGGCCGCACCGGCCGCACCGCGCGTCACCGCCTCGCCGCCGTCGCGGCCGCGGCCCTCCTGCCCGCCCTGCTCGCCGCGTGCGCCGGCGACGCGTCGGCCGACGACCCCACGACGGCGCCCGCCACGGCCGCGCTCCCCACCGCGGTGCCCGCCGGGACGACGCTCGTCGTCGGTGACCCGACCACCCAGAAGGCCGTCGCGATCGCCGGCGACGACCTGGACTCGGACCTCGGCTTCACCATCGAGTGGGCCAACCTGTCCGGCGGGCCGCAGACCACCGAGGCGTTCCGGGCCGGGGCCCTGGACGTGGGCGCGGTCGCGGACATCCCGCCGATCCACGCGGAGTGGACGGGGCTCGACGTGAAGATCGTCGCGGCCGTGTACCGCGAGGACTGGCAGGAGAACCCGATCTACGAGTTCGGGGTCGCGCCCGGGGTCGACGGCGTCGAGTCCCTCGAGGACTTCGCCGGGCACCGGGTGGCGTACTCCCCCGGCCAGGCGCAGGGCGTCATCGTGCTGCGCGCGCTCGAGGAGGCGGGCCTGACCCAGGACGACGTCACGCTCGTCGAGCTGCCCAGCAACGGCGACGTGTACACCACCGCGCTCGCCGCGGGCGAGGTCGACATCGCGCCCATCGGCGGCGTGCAGATCGCCCGCTACCTCGAGAAGTACGGCCCCGACGGCGCCCACACCGTGCGCCACGGCCTGCGCGACGACCCGAGCCACCTCTACGTGCCGACGACGGTGATCGACGACCCCGCCAAGGCTGCGGCCCTGCGCGCCTACGTGCAGCTCTGGGCGCAGGCCAAGCTCTGGGTGCACGACCACCCCGAGGAGTGGAAGGCCGGGTACTACGTCGAGGACCAGGGGCTGAGCCCCGCCGACGCCGACTACCTGGTCGGGCGCGCCGGCACCCCCGACGTCCCCGCGGACTGGACCGAGCACATCGCCCGGCACCAGGAGACCGTCGCGCTGCTCGCCGCGGCCACCGGCAACGACGTGATCGACGCCGCCGACCTGTGGGACGAGCGCTTCGCGCCCGTCGTCGCCGACGCCGCAGCCGCCTACCGCGAGCAGGAGGCCGGCTGATGTCGACCCTCTCCCTGCCCCGGGGCCTGACGCGACCGGTCGACCGGACTCCCGCGCGCCCGTCGCCCGCGCGCCGGGCGTCGCGCACCGGCCGCCGCCTCGGCCCGGGCCGGCCGCTGCGCGGCGGACCGCTGATCGGGCTGGGCGTGCTGCTGGGCGTCTGGGCCCTCGGCAGCGCCGTCGGTCTCATCGACCCGCGCACGCTGTCCGCACCGTGGACGGTCGTCACGACGGGCGCGGACCTCGTCGCCGAGGGGCGCCTGCAGGAGCACCTCGCGGTGTCCGCCGGGCGCGCGCTGTCCGGGCTCGTCCTCGGCATCCTCGCCGGGACCGTGCTCGCGGTCGTCGCCGGGCTCAGCCGCTGGGGCGAGGCGATCGTCGACGGGCCCGTCCAGCTCAAGCGGGCCATCCCGAGCCTCGCGCTGCTGCCGCTGCTCATCCTGTGGCTCGGCATCGGCGAGACCATGAAGGTCGTCACGATCCTGCTCGGCGTCCTCATCCCCGTGTACATCCACACGCACAACGGCCTGCGGACGATCGACGCGCGGTACGTCGAGCTCGCCGAGACCGTGGGGCTGTCGCGGTGGCACTTCCTGACCAAGGTCGTGCTCCCCGGGGCGCTGCCCGGCTTCCTGCTGGGGCTGCGGTTCGCGGTCACCGGCTGCTGGCTGGCCCTGGTGGTCGTCGAGCAGATCAACGGCACCGCCGGCATCGGCTACATGATGGAGCTCGCCCGCACCTACGGCCAGACCGACGTCATCGTCGTCGGGCTCGTGCTCTACGGGATCCTCGGCTACGGCTCCGACCTGCTCGTCCGTCTCGTGCAGAGGAGGGCCCTGTCATGGCGACGCACGCTGGCGGACTGACCGCCCCGGGGCCCACCGAGGACGCGCGCGTCCCGGCAAGGTCCGCCGTGCCCGCACCCGCCCACGGCGTCCTGGCGGACGAGCGCGTGACGACGGACGACGGGTCCGTCGTCGTGCGCGACCTGGTCCGGGCCTACGGGCTCGGCGAGGGCGACGGCCGCGTGCTGCGCGGCCTGGACCTCGACATCGCCGCCGGCGAGTTCGTCGCGATCCTCGGGCGCAGCGGCTCCGGCAAGAGCACCCTGCTGCGCGCCCTGGCCGGGCTCGACCACGACGTGCACGGCACGGGCACGATCGCCGTCCCGCAGCGGGTGTCGGTCGTGTTCCAGGACTCGCGGCTGCTGCCGTGGGCGCGGGTGCTCGACAACGTGACCCTCGGCCTGCGCGGTCCGGGCGCCCGCGACCTCGGCACCGAACGCCTCGCGGAGGTCGGCCTGGCCGGGCGCGAGCGCGCGTGGCCCACCGAGCTGTCCGGGGGCGAGCAGCAGCGGGTGTCCCTCGCCCGGTCCCTCGTCCGCGAGCCGCAGCTGCTGCTCGCCGACGAGCCGTTCGGGGCGCTCGACGCCCTGACCCGCACCCGCATGCACACGCTGCTGCGCGAGCTGTGCGCGCGGCACCGGCCCGCGGTGCTGCTGGTCACGCACGACGTCGACGAGTCGATCGTCCTCGCCGACCGCATCGTCGTGCTCGACGCCGGGCGCATCGCGCTCGACGTCCCCGTCGACCACCGCGACCCGGCCGACGCGGGCTACGTGGCGCTGCGCCGCGAGCTGCTCGACGCCCTGGGCGTCCCGGTCGTCGTCCACCCGCCCTCACCCGAGCACGACAGGAGCACACCATGACCACCCGACCCCGCCGCGAGGGGCAGCTGCACCTCAACGCGTTCCTCATGAGCACCGGCCACCACGAGGCGTCGTGGCGCCTGCCGGAGTCCGACCCGTCGTACCGGAGCACGAACATCGCGTACCTGCAGCGCCTGGCCCAGACCGCCGAGCGCGGGCACCTGGACTCGATCTTCTTCGCCGACG encodes the following:
- a CDS encoding ABC transporter permease, whose product is MSTLSLPRGLTRPVDRTPARPSPARRASRTGRRLGPGRPLRGGPLIGLGVLLGVWALGSAVGLIDPRTLSAPWTVVTTGADLVAEGRLQEHLAVSAGRALSGLVLGILAGTVLAVVAGLSRWGEAIVDGPVQLKRAIPSLALLPLLILWLGIGETMKVVTILLGVLIPVYIHTHNGLRTIDARYVELAETVGLSRWHFLTKVVLPGALPGFLLGLRFAVTGCWLALVVVEQINGTAGIGYMMELARTYGQTDVIVVGLVLYGILGYGSDLLVRLVQRRALSWRRTLAD
- the idi gene encoding isopentenyl-diphosphate Delta-isomerase; protein product: MAETDLVELVDEHGRATGSTTVGQAHSAPGRLHRAFSVVVTRPDGQLLLQRRADAKLRFPGLWTNTCCGHPLPGADLHARATLRVREELGVELVDVREVGTFRYRAQDGASGHVESEHDHVLVGGCTGELRPDPAEVAETAWVTPERAHEMVEAGLTTPWFVDVLRLMNAHPTD
- a CDS encoding ABC transporter substrate-binding protein; this encodes MKGINRARTGMAGLVATFTVLALAACGGGSDTSGDAGDGGSEDSGSSSELIRVGFSQLGAESGWRTANTESVKESLSEEAGFDLTFVDAQQKQENQIKALRDFIAQDVDVIAFSPVIETGWDEVLQEIKDSGIPVVLVDRTVDTTVEDPFVTWIGADFTQEGTTAGEWVKENAPDAKIFELQGTLGSGAQVDREEGFGEVVGDQIIGKASGNFTRAEGKTAVEAALQAYPDMTMIFTHNDDMGLGAIEAIEAAGKVPGEDIQIVSVDGVRDGLQALVDKKFNYVVECNPVFGDQLAELIQQVYDGEDVPKETIVIDEAFDQTITQADVDARAY
- a CDS encoding cellulose binding domain-containing protein yields the protein MQRRTTAALAAVAAAAVAGLVTAPVASAAVGCRATYTVTSQWPGGFGADVRVDNLGDALSGWTVTWDFTAGQSVQQAWNGTATQSGARVSVTNAGWNGTVGTGGTIAFGFNGASGSSNPVPTSFAVNGTTCTGAVAPTSSPTATPSPTPSPTPTATPTPSASPTPSPTPSPTASPTPSPTPTATVVPNPVPTTPTAGARQLEDLDRGLISVRSGNGNLVQWRLLGYEDRGTGFHVYRDGTRITSSPVTGSTNHLDNGAPAGARYTVRAVVGGTEQAASPTSLTFADGYLDVPLQRPSSDHVINDGSVGDLDGDGDLDVVLKWDPSNAKDNSQAGVTGNVYLDGLRLDGTRLWRIDLGRNIRAGAHYTQFQVYDYDGDGKAEVAVKTADGTRSGTGQVIGNANADHRNGEGYVLGGPEYFTVFRGDTGAIGATTDYVPPRGTVSSWGDSYGNRVDRFLAGTAYLDGQRPSIVMARGYYTRTVVAAWDYRDGQLTRRWTFDSNSSTAGNSAYAGQGNHSLSIADVDGDGRDEIVYGASTIDDNGRGLWVNGTGHGDAGHVGDLVPSRPGLEYFKVTEATNQPNMWVADARTGQTLWRSASGSDNGRGVAADVHAGSPGAEAWSSAEADLRNAATGASVGRKPSSANFLAWWDGDPVRELLDQTKIDKYGTGGDARLLTGAGVRANNGTKATPVLSGDILGDWREEVIWARSDEGALRIYATPVTTSHRVPTLLHDAMYRVALAWQNTAYNQPPHPSFFLGDPFTPPAQPPIYVR
- a CDS encoding LacI family DNA-binding transcriptional regulator yields the protein MNARPRPPAITDVASVAGVSYQTVSRVINDHPNVATDTRQRVLNAMQQLGYRRNIAARALKTRRSGVFGVVSSGSHLFGPTRTLVSIEQAARAKGLFVSLATVDLQHKDEVTAAIEHLLDQGVDGIVVVASHDQAAAAVLESKTQVPVVVAGRAAGEHALAVAIDQEAGAKVATQHLLDLGHRDVLHLAGPAPWVDARARAVGFRETMAAAGLAPRTLWADDWSAEVGYLAGQELVARVRRRRSTLPTAIFAANDLLALGMMHALADARLKVPHDVSVVGYDDGDGSAHFVPPLTTVAQELEELGYRCVELLLAARDGIATSSSVSVSPRLLVRESTARPRDPARVLL
- a CDS encoding ABC transporter substrate-binding protein; the encoded protein is MPFAPPDRTRAGRTGRTARHRLAAVAAAALLPALLAACAGDASADDPTTAPATAALPTAVPAGTTLVVGDPTTQKAVAIAGDDLDSDLGFTIEWANLSGGPQTTEAFRAGALDVGAVADIPPIHAEWTGLDVKIVAAVYREDWQENPIYEFGVAPGVDGVESLEDFAGHRVAYSPGQAQGVIVLRALEEAGLTQDDVTLVELPSNGDVYTTALAAGEVDIAPIGGVQIARYLEKYGPDGAHTVRHGLRDDPSHLYVPTTVIDDPAKAAALRAYVQLWAQAKLWVHDHPEEWKAGYYVEDQGLSPADADYLVGRAGTPDVPADWTEHIARHQETVALLAAATGNDVIDAADLWDERFAPVVADAAAAYREQEAG
- a CDS encoding ABC transporter ATP-binding protein, translating into MATHAGGLTAPGPTEDARVPARSAVPAPAHGVLADERVTTDDGSVVVRDLVRAYGLGEGDGRVLRGLDLDIAAGEFVAILGRSGSGKSTLLRALAGLDHDVHGTGTIAVPQRVSVVFQDSRLLPWARVLDNVTLGLRGPGARDLGTERLAEVGLAGRERAWPTELSGGEQQRVSLARSLVREPQLLLADEPFGALDALTRTRMHTLLRELCARHRPAVLLVTHDVDESIVLADRIVVLDAGRIALDVPVDHRDPADAGYVALRRELLDALGVPVVVHPPSPEHDRSTP